A stretch of Manis javanica isolate MJ-LG chromosome 1, MJ_LKY, whole genome shotgun sequence DNA encodes these proteins:
- the ASPRV1 gene encoding retroviral-like aspartic protease 1: MAESGARSPEGRRQHAFVPKPFDGANVAPDLWLFRFEVINDLNHWDHVTKLRFLKESLKGDALDVYSGLSPSDQGDYAAVKETLLKAFGESGATPSYLPKEIVFANSMGKGYYLKGKIGKVPVRFLVDSGAQVSVVHPSLWEEATDGDTDTLRPFENVVKVANGAEMKIMGIWDTVVTLGKLKLKAEFLVANASAEEAIIGTDMLQDHNAVLDFEHRTCTLKGKKFRLLPVGGALEDEFDLELLEEEPCMEGGGQQLSY; encoded by the coding sequence ATGGCTGAGAGTGGAGCCAGGAGCCCAGAGGGTCGTCGGCAGCACGCCTTCGTCCCCAAACCTTTTGATGGAGCCAATGTAGCCCCGGACCTCTGGCTGTTCCGCTTTGAGGTCATCAATGACCTCAACCACTGGGACCATGTCACCAAGCTAAGGTTCCTGAAAGAGTCCCTCAAGGGAGATGCCCTGGATGTCTACAGCGGACTCAGCCCCAGTGACCAGGGAGACTATGCGGCTGTGAAAGAGACCCTCCTGAAGGCCTTCGGGGAGTCTGGGGCCACCCCCAGCTACCTGCCCAAGGAGATTGTCTTTGCCAACAGCATGGGTAAGGGCTACTATCTAAAGGGGAAAATTGGCAAAGTGCCCGTAAGGTTCCTGGTGGATTCTGGGGCTCAGGTCTCCGTGGTCCACCCAAGCTTGTGGGAGGAGGCCACTGATGGTGACACGGACACCCTGCGGCCCTTTGAGAATGTGGTCAAAGTGGCCAATGGGGCAGAAATGAAGATCATGGGTATCTGGGATACAgtggtgaccctgggcaagctgAAGCTGAAGGCAGAGTTCCTGGTGGCCAATGCCAGTGCTGAAGAAGCCATCATCGGGACCGACATGCTCCAGGACCACAACGCGGTGCTGGACTTCGAGCATCGCACATGCACTCTGAAAGGGAAGAAGTTCCGCCTTCTGCCTGTTGGAGGAGCCCTGGAAGATGAGTTCGACCTGGAGCTCCTAGAGGAGGAGCCCTGCATGGAGGGGGGTGGCCAGCAGCTCTCCTATTGA